The following are from one region of the Prevotella communis genome:
- a CDS encoding TrmH family RNA methyltransferase, whose amino-acid sequence MKEIQFISSLQNQKIKQLVLLQQKSSERKRSGLFVVEGLRELRHCVSKGYEIDSLFFCSALLGESIDDLLVAPSYEVTEQVYEKIAYRGSTEGVVAVMCMRHTALEDLQLSDRPLLVVLESVEKPGNLGAVLRSADAAGADAVIVCDPLTDLYNPNLIRASIGALFTVPTVAVSSEACIRFLKARGIRILTAQLQDSELYYDTDMTCGTAIVMGTEATGLTNQWRVAADAHIRIPMLGQLDSLNVSVSAAILLFEAVRQREGNH is encoded by the coding sequence ATGAAAGAGATTCAGTTTATATCCAGTCTTCAGAATCAGAAGATAAAGCAATTAGTCTTACTGCAACAGAAATCATCGGAGCGCAAGAGGTCCGGTCTTTTTGTCGTTGAGGGTTTGCGTGAGTTGCGTCACTGTGTGAGCAAAGGCTACGAGATAGATAGTCTTTTCTTCTGTAGTGCGTTGCTTGGTGAGTCAATCGATGACTTGTTGGTGGCTCCTTCGTATGAGGTGACAGAGCAGGTTTATGAGAAGATTGCCTATCGTGGCAGCACTGAGGGTGTGGTGGCCGTGATGTGCATGAGGCACACCGCCTTAGAGGATCTGCAGTTGTCGGACAGGCCGTTGCTGGTGGTGCTGGAGAGCGTAGAGAAGCCTGGCAACCTGGGGGCGGTGCTGCGTTCGGCCGATGCCGCAGGTGCTGATGCCGTGATAGTATGCGACCCGTTGACGGATTTATATAACCCGAACCTGATTCGTGCCAGTATAGGTGCCCTGTTTACGGTGCCTACGGTGGCGGTGTCGTCTGAGGCTTGTATCCGTTTTCTGAAGGCTCGTGGCATCAGGATTCTGACGGCTCAGCTGCAGGACTCGGAACTGTATTACGACACGGATATGACGTGCGGCACGGCTATTGTGATGGGTACGGAGGCTACGGGGCTCACCAACCAGTGGCGCGTGGCGGCCGATGCTCACATACGGATTCCGATGCTGGGACAACTGGATTCGCTGAATGTGTCTGTCTCGGCGGCCATACTGCTGTTCGAGGCTGTGAGACAAAGAGAGGGAAATCACTAA
- a CDS encoding dehydrogenase produces MADGYLEKHQQDYEARKAEYLRKKRHLPRIVKKPQRPDDEAL; encoded by the coding sequence ATGGCCGACGGATATTTAGAGAAACACCAGCAGGACTACGAGGCTCGCAAGGCCGAGTATCTCAGGAAGAAGAGGCACCTGCCCCGTATTGTCAAGAAGCCACAGCGCCCCGACGATGAGGCGTTGTAA
- a CDS encoding DUF4270 domain-containing protein translates to MKKIMHYMAGVVLTAMAISSCDETTDQIGGSLTSDEDQLNIASKVFNVQTRTVIADTVFNNSDEHLGSVFTQSSTCYLGMVRDPQTQADIKSEFATQFHLLDIVTIPDADKFLSLDNGLPAADSCYLILYVSNPFNTADTLASVKMTVHELDKTLETGLKYYSDFNPMKLGMVRTEGLNKNKMFSYRNLVDNDSLRGTSSYMNNIRVSLNEPYTDKNGVTYNNYGTYIIRQFHEHPEYFKNSYAFSRHVCPGFFFEITDGYGFHAKVSNIGLRLNYTIQGDTSVVNTGVTLAGTREVTQTTLITNDKQAIKKLAEETTHTYIKSPAGLFTEVTLPVKEIKEGHENDSLIAAKISFQRINDESSDSRMFGIPYTLLMVQEDSLKTFFEGNNVPDQATSFYANYNYINSTYNGTNTYNFANIASLITKVWEKYQEGIKNDANWEQKHPNWNKVLLVPITYESGSSTNAQHDMSLTSTQLVGGADNPYEPIKINVAYAKFNK, encoded by the coding sequence ATGAAAAAGATTATGCACTATATGGCTGGTGTCGTACTTACGGCAATGGCCATTTCTTCTTGTGATGAGACCACTGACCAGATTGGCGGCTCTCTTACCAGCGATGAAGACCAGCTGAATATCGCCTCAAAGGTTTTCAACGTCCAGACGCGCACCGTCATTGCCGATACCGTATTCAATAATAGCGACGAGCATCTTGGTTCTGTGTTCACGCAGAGCAGCACCTGCTATTTAGGCATGGTACGCGACCCTCAGACACAGGCCGACATCAAGAGCGAGTTTGCTACACAGTTCCACCTGCTCGATATCGTCACAATACCTGATGCCGATAAGTTCCTGAGCCTGGACAATGGTCTGCCTGCTGCCGATTCCTGCTATCTGATACTCTACGTCAGCAATCCCTTCAATACGGCCGACACGCTGGCATCTGTGAAGATGACAGTCCATGAGTTGGACAAGACACTGGAGACTGGCCTGAAATACTATTCCGACTTCAACCCCATGAAGCTTGGCATGGTGCGTACGGAAGGTCTCAACAAGAACAAGATGTTCTCTTACAGAAACCTGGTTGACAACGACAGTCTTCGTGGCACCTCATCCTATATGAACAATATCCGTGTATCGCTCAACGAGCCTTACACAGACAAGAATGGTGTTACCTATAATAACTACGGCACATACATCATCAGACAGTTTCACGAGCATCCTGAGTATTTCAAGAACTCATATGCCTTCAGTCGCCATGTGTGCCCCGGATTCTTTTTCGAGATTACAGACGGCTACGGCTTCCATGCCAAAGTCTCAAATATCGGTCTGCGCCTGAACTACACCATTCAGGGCGACACATCCGTTGTCAACACTGGTGTGACGCTGGCAGGTACCCGTGAGGTCACCCAGACCACGCTGATTACCAACGACAAGCAGGCCATCAAGAAACTGGCCGAAGAGACTACACACACTTATATCAAGTCGCCTGCCGGTCTGTTCACTGAGGTAACACTGCCTGTCAAGGAAATCAAGGAAGGTCACGAGAACGACTCGCTCATTGCTGCCAAGATTTCTTTCCAGCGCATCAACGACGAGTCGAGCGACAGTCGTATGTTTGGCATCCCCTACACCCTGCTGATGGTGCAGGAGGACAGCCTGAAGACATTCTTCGAGGGAAACAATGTGCCCGACCAGGCTACGTCGTTCTATGCCAACTACAACTACATCAACTCCACCTACAACGGAACAAACACTTATAACTTCGCCAATATAGCTTCACTCATCACCAAGGTATGGGAGAAATATCAGGAAGGCATTAAGAATGATGCCAACTGGGAGCAGAAGCATCCCAACTGGAACAAGGTGCTGCTGGTGCCCATCACCTACGAGAGCGGTTCGTCAACCAATGCTCAGCACGACATGTCGCTGACCAGCACACAACTCGTTGGAGGTGCCGACAACCCCTACGAGCCCATCAAGATTAATGTGGCGTACGCTAAATTCAACAAATAA
- a CDS encoding glycogen/starch synthase has product MAKKKILFINQEISPYVPDNAMSVMGRELPRTMQDRNHEIRTFMPKWGNINERRGQLHEVIRLSGINLIIDDTDHPLVIKVASIPSCRVQVYFIDNDDYFSNRQMTVDENGLDYPDNGERAIFFARGVLETVKKQCWVPDIIHCQGWMSGVVPFYIKTAYKDEPSFANTKVVTSLFNKEIQGDFGTNFKQCVDFRDAKVELLAPYNDQFTFEDLGKLAIDYSDGVILADKDVSKTLQKYAKDKNIPTLGFQGEEFGDAYEAFYDQISPEL; this is encoded by the coding sequence ATGGCAAAGAAGAAGATTCTATTCATCAATCAGGAGATATCCCCATACGTTCCCGACAACGCAATGTCGGTAATGGGTCGTGAATTACCTCGCACCATGCAGGATCGCAATCATGAGATTCGCACCTTCATGCCTAAATGGGGAAATATCAATGAACGTCGCGGACAGTTGCATGAGGTTATCCGTCTTTCTGGTATCAACCTCATCATCGATGATACCGACCACCCCCTTGTTATTAAAGTTGCTTCAATCCCCTCTTGTCGTGTACAAGTTTATTTCATCGACAATGATGATTATTTCTCTAATCGTCAGATGACCGTCGATGAGAACGGACTGGACTATCCCGACAATGGCGAGCGTGCTATTTTCTTCGCAAGAGGCGTGTTGGAGACTGTGAAGAAGCAGTGCTGGGTTCCCGATATCATTCACTGTCAGGGATGGATGAGTGGCGTTGTGCCTTTCTATATCAAGACGGCCTACAAGGACGAGCCTTCGTTTGCCAATACGAAGGTGGTCACCTCGCTTTTCAACAAGGAGATTCAGGGCGACTTTGGCACTAATTTCAAGCAGTGTGTTGATTTCCGCGATGCAAAAGTAGAATTACTAGCTCCCTACAACGACCAGTTTACATTCGAAGACCTCGGCAAGCTGGCTATCGACTATAGCGATGGTGTGATTCTTGCTGACAAGGACGTGAGTAAGACGCTACAGAAGTATGCCAAGGACAAGAACATTCCTACCCTTGGATTCCAGGGCGAGGAATTTGGAGATGCTTACGAAGCATTCTACGATCAGATTAGTCCGGAATTATAG
- the panC gene encoding pantoate--beta-alanine ligase → MKVFKKIVDLQNALFEERKQGKEIGLVPTMGALHEGHASLVRRSVGENGVTVVSVFVNPTQFNDKNDLKNYPRDLEADCALLESCKADYVFAPEVEEMYPTPDTRHFEFPPVSTVMEGAHRPGHFNGVCQVVSRLFYIVRPDRAYFGEKDWQQIAVVKAMVRQLGLGVKIVECPIVRDDDGLARSSRNSLLAPDERAIAPAIYKALKSSVTYAKKHTLKQTHDKVVADINKVDGLDVEYFSIVDGNTLQDVAEWEDSPYIVGCITVYCGKTPIRLIDHIKYKEA, encoded by the coding sequence ATGAAAGTTTTTAAGAAGATTGTTGACCTGCAGAATGCGCTTTTCGAAGAACGCAAACAGGGTAAGGAAATTGGATTAGTGCCTACAATGGGGGCTCTACACGAGGGACATGCCTCGCTGGTAAGACGTAGTGTGGGCGAGAATGGTGTGACCGTAGTGTCGGTCTTTGTTAACCCCACACAGTTTAATGATAAGAATGACCTGAAGAACTATCCTCGCGACTTAGAGGCCGACTGTGCGTTGCTGGAAAGTTGCAAGGCTGATTATGTGTTTGCACCTGAGGTGGAGGAGATGTATCCAACACCCGATACACGTCATTTTGAATTCCCACCGGTATCAACGGTGATGGAGGGCGCTCATCGTCCAGGCCATTTCAATGGTGTTTGCCAGGTGGTGAGCCGTCTGTTCTATATCGTACGTCCTGACAGGGCCTATTTCGGTGAGAAGGACTGGCAGCAGATTGCCGTGGTGAAGGCCATGGTGCGTCAGTTGGGCTTAGGCGTAAAAATTGTGGAGTGTCCTATAGTACGCGATGACGACGGACTGGCACGCAGCAGCCGCAACAGTTTGCTGGCACCAGACGAGCGCGCCATTGCTCCTGCTATCTATAAGGCTTTGAAGAGCAGCGTGACGTATGCCAAGAAGCACACGTTGAAGCAGACTCACGACAAGGTGGTAGCTGATATCAATAAGGTGGATGGTCTCGATGTGGAGTATTTCTCTATCGTGGATGGCAACACCTTGCAGGATGTAGCAGAATGGGAAGATTCTCCCTATATAGTTGGTTGTATCACTGTTTATTGTGGTAAGACGCCTATTCGTCTTATTGATCATATAAAGTATAAGGAAGCATGA